AGCCGCCGTACTTCTGCACAATGAGGGCCAACAGTCACTCCCTGAGATGTCGGGCAGATCCGCCCACCGGCCATTGTACTTTCGACGCGTATTCCCTTCCGCGCATGTGACGCCCCGCGGGTTCCGAGCAGGCGACGGTGGCGCGGTGCCGGACGGCAAGATCGATCATTCGATGGTTCCCGTGCACGGAAGCGGCGATCAGGCTCTGCTGCTCAGCCTGCGGACGGCGGTCCGTCGGGAGCCGATCTCTTCGGAGCCTGTCGGTCAGGATCAGTGACGGGCGGACTCGTGACGGGCGGATCCGTGACGGCCGAGAGGCCGGTAGCGGACGCAGCGGACACCGCGGCCGCAATGGTGGGGCGGGTGCGCAGGCGCCCGCCCGTCGCGGCGAACCAGCATCCGGCGAGGATCACCGGGAAACCGATCAGCAGCCCCGGTGTGACCGGCTCGGCGAGGACGATCGCCCCGAGCACGATCGCGACGACAGGGTTGATGTAGGTGAACAGGGGCGCACGTACCGGTCCGACTTCTCGGATGAGCGCGAAGAAGGCGATGAATGCGACCGCGGTGCAGATGACGCCGAGCAGCACCAGCGACACCGTCGAACGGATCGTCGGAACCTCATGCTGCGTGAGCAGTGCGGCCGGCAGGTATCCGAGGCCGATCGCGAACAGCGCGAGCGTGATGGTGCCGATCGAAGGGACGTCCACCAGTTTGTGAGCGATGATGAACGGAGCGATGGCGTACAGGAGCGCCGTCAGCAGGATCTCGCCGATCGCGAAGACACTCGCCTCGCTGTGGGGGAAGAGCCCCGGACCTGCGACCACGATCCCGACGCCGACGAAACCGAGCAGAAGACCGCCGAGGCGCACCGGGGCGAGGACCGTGCGGTCGCCGCGCAACAGGGCGATCATGACCGCGAACAGCGGCACCGTCGCGACGAGCAGCCCCGTGAGCCCGGAGGGCAATTGCGTCTCGGCGTGGCTGAGCAACAGGAACGGCCCGGCCATCTCGACCAGACCGAACGCGAGCACCCATGGCCAGTGCCGCCACGCAGCCTTCAGGGCACCGCTGCGGATCGCGAAGGGAAGCAGCAGGAGTCCGCCCAGCAACGTGCGCCCGGCGACGACGGCCGGCGGGGTGAACGAGTGCACCGCCTCTTTGATGAACAGGTAGGTGATGCCCCATACGAAGGCCATGACCGCGAAGAGGATCCACCCTCTGCGGGTGAAGCCCCCGTTGGCGTTCATCCGGCCACTGCCGCGGCGATCACGAAGACCGCGAGGGTTCTCACAGCGTCCGTCGTCCTTCGAAGGCACGACCGAGCGTGACCTCGTCGGCGTACTCCAGATCGCCGCCCACCGGGAGACCGGATGCGAGGCGTGACACCGTGATCTGCATCGTGGTCAGCAGCCTGCTGAGGTAGCTCGCCGTCGCCTCGCCCTCGAGGTTCGGGTTCGTTGCGAGGATGACCTCCTGCACGGTCCCGTCGGCGAGACGCGACATCAGCTGGGTGATCCGCAAGTCGTCCGGCCCGACGCCCGCGATCGGACTGATCGCCCCGCCCAGCACGTGGTACAGGCCGCGGAACTCACGGGTGCGTTCGATGGCGGAGACGTCCTTCGCATCCTCGACGACGCAGATCAGTGCAGGATTGCGCCGCGGGTCGCGGCAGATCGCACAGCGGTCCTGTTCTGAGACGTTGCCGCAGATCTCGCAGAACCGCACGCGTTCGCGCACGTCGGTGAGGAGCTCGGCGAGACGGGCGACGTCGAACGTCGGCGTCTGAAGGATATGGAAAGTGATGCGCTGCGCTGACTTCGGACCGATGCCGGGCAGTCGGCCGAATTCATCGATGAGCTCTTGAACGATGCCGTCGTACATCAGGCGAACCTCGTCGGCGGTTCATAAGGCTCTTCGCGCACGAACGTCGCTCCGAGCACCTGGCGGATGACCGCCTCACCGTAGCGCTGCACGCCGCCGCCGGCGGCGCGCTCCGTGGTGACGGGCGCGGAGCGCTGCGGTACAGCGGCAGCGGGTGGGCCCGGCCGCGTGGGCGGTTCGTAAGGCGGTTCCTCGTCCGGAGCGTCTGCGTCATCAGGCGCATCGGCATCGTCGGGCAGTGGCGGCATGTCCTGGTCGACCGCGCCGTCCTGCGGCGGCAGCGGCGCGGATGCCGCGGACTCGACCTCTGCGGGCTCCTCGTCGACCGGAAGCGGACGTGCGATCGACTGCGGCTCTGCGCTGGGGATCGACGCGACCGCCCATTCGGTCACCGGAGTCGAAGCGTCGGATGCGACGGGCCCGCTCTTCGCTGCGGGTTCGGAATTCTGCGATGCGCTGGATGCCGTGCGCCCGCGGTCGGCAGGGGGCGACTCAGCGAGCGACACCGGCGGCAGCGGCTTCGGAAGGTACTTCACGCGGACGCCGAGCTCCTGCTCGATCACAGCGCGCAGGTGGTCGGACGGGCCGGGGCCCGGCGTGGAGCCCTTGAACGACTTGACATCCTGCGGACTCGCGAATCCGAGCGTCAGCACCTCGGATTCGGTGACGTAATCGAGCGGCTGCACGGTCGTGACCGTGAGCCATGCTGCGCGGCTGACGTCTTCGAGTCGCTTGAGTATGGTCGGCCACGACGAGCGGATACGAGCGAAGTCGACCGGACCGGATGGGCCGGGTGCGGACGCCTCCACAGGCTCCTCGATCGGCGGAGCGGATGCCACTGGCTCGGCGGTTACGGGCGCGTCTACAACCTCAACGACCGGCGCAGCGGAGTCGACCGGCGGAGCCGATGCCACCGGCTGAGCGGAGGTGGGCGCTTCGACAGGCTCCTCGTCCGGGCGGGCGGACACGACCGGCTGAGCGGGAGCAGGCGCATGAGCGGGAGCAGCCGCTGGTGTGGGCGCGACCGCGGCAGGAGCACCAGCGGGGGCAGGGGCGAGCACTGAAGCGCTTTCTCCCGCGGCGCTCAGCACTCGCGCGATCATGAGCTCAAGGTGCAGACGCGGCGACGTGGCCCCCGTCATGTCGTCAAGAGCGGCGCTGACGACATCGGCCGTGCGAGAGAGCCGCGCGGCACCGAATGCAGTGGCCTGAGCGCGCATGCGCGTGAGCTCGTCTTCGGCGAGACCGCGCAGCACCGCTCCTGCACCGGCGCCCACTGCGGCGATCACGATGAGATCGCGCAGACGCT
The DNA window shown above is from Microbacterium murale and carries:
- a CDS encoding DMT family transporter, with protein sequence MNANGGFTRRGWILFAVMAFVWGITYLFIKEAVHSFTPPAVVAGRTLLGGLLLLPFAIRSGALKAAWRHWPWVLAFGLVEMAGPFLLLSHAETQLPSGLTGLLVATVPLFAVMIALLRGDRTVLAPVRLGGLLLGFVGVGIVVAGPGLFPHSEASVFAIGEILLTALLYAIAPFIIAHKLVDVPSIGTITLALFAIGLGYLPAALLTQHEVPTIRSTVSLVLLGVICTAVAFIAFFALIREVGPVRAPLFTYINPVVAIVLGAIVLAEPVTPGLLIGFPVILAGCWFAATGGRLRTRPTIAAAVSAASATGLSAVTDPPVTSPPVTDPDRQAPKRSAPDGPPSAG
- the recR gene encoding recombination mediator RecR: MYDGIVQELIDEFGRLPGIGPKSAQRITFHILQTPTFDVARLAELLTDVRERVRFCEICGNVSEQDRCAICRDPRRNPALICVVEDAKDVSAIERTREFRGLYHVLGGAISPIAGVGPDDLRITQLMSRLADGTVQEVILATNPNLEGEATASYLSRLLTTMQITVSRLASGLPVGGDLEYADEVTLGRAFEGRRTL
- a CDS encoding DNA polymerase III subunit gamma and tau; its protein translation is MTTALYRRYRPENFGEMIGQSQVTEPLMTALRSDRVGHAYLFSGPRGCGKTTSARILARCLNCAEGPTDTPCGTCPSCVELSRAGGGSLDVVEIDAASHNGVDDARDLRERATFAPSRDRFKIFILDEAHMVTPQGFNALLKLVEEPPAHVKFIFATTEPDKVLGTIRSRTHHYPFRLVPPAAMLEYVEKLCTEEGVKVEQGVLPLVVRAGGGSPRDTLSLLDQLIAGSDGDSVAYERAVSLLGYTHGALLDEIVDALSAGDAAAAFPAIDRVVQTGQDPRRFVDDLLERLRDLIVIAAVGAGAGAVLRGLAEDELTRMRAQATAFGAARLSRTADVVSAALDDMTGATSPRLHLELMIARVLSAAGESASVLAPAPAGAPAAVAPTPAAAPAHAPAPAQPVVSARPDEEPVEAPTSAQPVASAPPVDSAAPVVEVVDAPVTAEPVASAPPIEEPVEASAPGPSGPVDFARIRSSWPTILKRLEDVSRAAWLTVTTVQPLDYVTESEVLTLGFASPQDVKSFKGSTPGPGPSDHLRAVIEQELGVRVKYLPKPLPPVSLAESPPADRGRTASSASQNSEPAAKSGPVASDASTPVTEWAVASIPSAEPQSIARPLPVDEEPAEVESAASAPLPPQDGAVDQDMPPLPDDADAPDDADAPDEEPPYEPPTRPGPPAAAVPQRSAPVTTERAAGGGVQRYGEAVIRQVLGATFVREEPYEPPTRFA